One Hippoglossus hippoglossus isolate fHipHip1 chromosome 13, fHipHip1.pri, whole genome shotgun sequence genomic window carries:
- the trpc4b gene encoding short transient receptor potential channel 4b — MSQLYYGNTDSSLYRDSIPLRIVRAESELSSLEKAYLGEVDKGDYASVKEDLEDAEIYFRININCIDPLGRTALLIAIENENLEIIELLLSYNVYVGDALLHAIRKEVVGAVELLVNHKRRGDKQIPPMLQDKQFSDFTPDITPIILAAHTNNYEIIKLLVQRGVSIPQPHAVRCNCVECVSSSDVDVLRQSRSRLNIYKALASPSLIALSSEDPFLTAFQLSWELKELSKVENEFKSEYEELSRTCKQFAKSLLDQTRSSKELETILNYRDDINPLLDDNNDLARLKLAIKYSQKEFIAQPNCQQLLASRWYDQFPGWRRRHWAAKFLTCSFIGLLFPLLSIFYLISPKSCYGLFIRRPFIKFICHTASYLTFLFLLFLASQHISNSQRDCQGPAPTIVEWMILPWVLGFIWMEIKQMWDNGFQDYIDDWWNLVDFIMNSLYLATISLKLVAYAKYSGFKYREDWEMWHPTLVAEALFAIANIFSSLRLICLFTANSHLGPLQISLGRMLLDILKFLFIYCLVLVAFANGLNQLYFYYETEEAVCKGIRCKDQNNAFSTLFETLQSLFWSVFGLINLHVTDMNGTDHQFTEFVGSTMFGTYSVISQIVLLNMLIAMMNNSYQHIADHADIEWKFARTKLWMSYFEEGGTLPSPFNIIPSPKAVFYLMRWIKIFLFRRKSLKMHDTFETLGRRAAKSVRSNHQYQEVLRNLVKRYVAAMIRGAKTAEGLTEENFKELKQDISSFRYEVLGMMKGKSQGRASSALAYPGNPFKYSPKYPIDEPEQKQSMFEVVTTALQSGASNTTGSDRLTNGAAVLSPTGQTQDELSKDVSDEGSHNFEKISLSPKDSLGSGGKKLFQTEKGFQIRQKKKKLPGPHNSDQKP, encoded by the exons atgTCACAGCTGTATTACGGCAACACTGACAGCTCCTTGTACAGGGACAGCATCCCCCTGCGGATCGTGAGGGCCGAGTCCGAGCTCTCTTCCCTGGAGAAGGCCTACCTGGGGGAAGTCGATAAGGGGGACTACGCCAGCGTGAAAGAAGACCTGGAGGATGCTGAGATTTATTTCAGGATCAACATTAACTGCATCGACCCCCTGGGACGCACGGCCTTACTCATCGCCATCGAAAACGAGAACCTGGAGATCATCGAGCTGCTGCTCAGCTATAACGTGTACGTGGGGGATGCCCTGCTGCACGCCATCCGCAAAGAGGTGGTGGGCGCCGTGGAGCTGCTGGTCAATCACAAGAGGCGTGGGGACAAACAG ATTCCACCAATGCTGCAAGACAAGCAGTTTTCAGACTTCACCCCGGACATCACTCCAATCATCCTCGCGGCCCACACCAACAACTACGAGATCATCAAACTGCTCGTGCAGCGAGGAGTTTCCATCCCTCAGCCGCACGCCGTACGCTGCAACTGCGTGGAGTGCGTCTCCAGCTCAGACGTGGACGTCCTGCGTCAATCTCGCTCCCGTCTGAACATCTACAAGGCCCTCGCCAGCCCGTCCCTCATCGCCCTCTCAAGCGAGGATCCCTTCCTCACGGCTTTCCAGCTCAGCTGGGAGCTGAAGGAGCTCAGCAAAGTGGAGAACGAGTTCAAGTCAGAGTACGAGGAGCTCTCCCGTACGTGTAAACAATTTGCAAAAAGCCTACTTGACCAAACCCGAAGCTCTAAAGAGTTGGAGACAATCCTCAACTACCGAGATGACATAAATCCCCTGCTGGATGACAATAATGACCTGGCACGACTTAAACTGGCTATCAAATACAGCCAGAAAGAG tttATCGCGCAGCCCAACTGTCAGCAGCTGCTGGCGTCTCGGTGGTACGATCAGTTCCCGGGCTGGAGGAGGCGTCACTGGGCAGCAAAGTTCCTCACCTGCAGCTTCATCGGCCTCCTGTTTCCGCTGCTGTCCATCTTCTACCTGATCTCTCCAAAGAGCTGCTATGGCTTATTCATCCGCAGGCCTTTCATCAAGTTCATCTGTCACACCGCCTCCTACCtgaccttcctcttcctgctcttcttGGCCTCGCAGCACATATCCAATTCACAGCGGGACTGTCAGGGCCCAGCCCCCACCATTGTGGAGTGGATGATCCTGCCTTGGGTGCTTG GTTTTATATGGATGGAGATCAAACAGATGTGGGATAATGGTTTCCAGGACTACATAGACGACTGGTGGAACCTAGTGGACTTCATAATGAACTCCTTGTATCTTGCAACCATTTCTCTGAAGCTTGTTGCCTATGCAAAG tacagtgGGTTTAAATACAGAGAAGACTGGGAAATGTGGCACCCGACTCTGGTGGCAGAGGCCTTGTTCGCCATTGCCAACATCTTCAGCTCGTTGCGCCTCATCTGCCTTTTTACTGCCAACTCCCATCTGGGGCCCTTACAGATCTCGCTGGGTCGAATGCTCCTGGACATCCTCAAGTTCCTCTTCATCTACTGCCTGGTGCTTGTAGCCTTCGCCAACGGCCTTAACCAGCTGTACTTTTACTATGAAACAGAAGAGGCGGTTTGCAAGGGGATTCGCTGCAAGGACCAGAACAATGCCTTCTCAAC GCTGTTCGAAACGCTGCAGTCGTTATTTTGGTCCGTGTTTGGCCTGATCAACCTCCACGTGACCGATATGAATGGAACGGACCATCAATTCACTGAGTTTGTGGGCAGCACCATGTTCGGCACATACAGCGTGATCTCCCAGATCGTGCTTCTGAACATGCTCATTGCGATGATGAACAACTCCTACCAGCACATAGCT gATCATGCTGATATAGAATGGAAATTTGCAAGAACAAAATTATGGATGAGCTACTTTGAAGAAGGGGGGACTTTGCCGTCTCCGTTTAACATAATACCCAGTCCAAAGGCAGTTTTTTATCTGATGAGATGgataaagatatttttattcAGGAGAAAAAGCCTGAAAATGCACGATACCTTCGAAACATTGGGG AGACGTGCGGCTAAAAGTGTAAGATCAAACCATCAGTACCAG GAGGTTTTAAGGAACCTTGTGAAGCGATATGTCGCTGCGATGATCAGAGGCGCCAAGACAGCAGAAGGTTTGACGGAAGAAAATTTCAAG GAGCTGAAGCAGGATATCTCCAGCTTCCGCTATGAAGTCCTGGGAATGATGAAGGGTAAATCTCAAGGAAGGGCAAGCTCCGCCTTGGCATATCCTGGAAACCCGTTCAAATATTCTCCCAAATATCCCATTGATGAGCCGGAACAGAAGCAGAGCATGTTTGAAGTGGTCACCACCGCCCTACAGAGCGGAGCTTCCAACACCACCGGCTCTGACAGGCTAACCAACGGTGCAGCTGTTCTGTCCCCTACAGGACAGACTCAGGACGAGCTGTCCAAGGATGTGTCAGATGAGGGGTCTCataactttgaaaaaatatCATTGTCACCAAAAGATTCACTGGgatctgggggaaaaaaactatttcagacCGAGAAAGGCTTCCAGATaaggcagaagaaaaaaaaacttcctggTCCCCATAATTCTGATCAaaagccatga